A stretch of the Daphnia magna isolate NIES unplaced genomic scaffold, ASM2063170v1.1 Dm_contigs221, whole genome shotgun sequence genome encodes the following:
- the LOC123466442 gene encoding uncharacterized protein LOC123466442 isoform X2 produces MKVHVVSVNNKAKIVEYMEKTFDFRDRESTFRFKCVSEILVEYPRFMNCDEGSLILRDFHQKYPDKHLSFKSRFLDRFSAPLRFLAKSGNKNVPKSSDDSMNSLILCLQLMPAVYNVKKASFESKLDRLFHFVKENASISAIAKAKDVVHHKQPFLIVVGSLEHPLSFNLILDFSVIPLGSDCSRAFNVLFASFFVFRLEFPKHLDKFYLFFEQFVFQIFLGESCYTINPSNQSFANMLDNIASKNLGNSSDAV; encoded by the exons ATGAAAGTTCATGTCGTTTCAGTCAACAATAAAGCCAAAATTGTTGAATACATGGAAAAAACCTTTGACTTCCGCGATCGGGAGAGTACATTTCGATTTAAATGCGTATCTGAAATCCTTGTGGAGTACCCAAGGTTCATGAATTGTGATGAAGGATCTTTG ATTCTTCGTGACTTCCATCAAAAATATCCTGATAAACATTTGTCATTCAAAAGCCGATTTTTGGATAGATTTTCTGCTCCTCTTCGGTTTTTGGCTAAAAGCGGAAACAAGAACGTTCCCAAGTCATCTGATG ATTCCATGAATTCCCTCATTTTATGTTTGCAACTTATGCCAGCAGTGTATAACGTTAAAAAAGCATCTTTCGAATCCAAACTGGATCGCCTATTTCACTTTGTGAAG GAAAATGCATCGATTTCAGCGATCGCTAAGGCGAAGGATGTTGTCCATCATAAGCAGCCCTTCCTTATTGTTGTTGGATCCCTAGAGCACCCGTTGTCTTTTAACCTGATATTGGACTTTAGTGTTATTCCCCTTGGCAGCGATTGCTCAAGGGCATTCAATGTCCTCTtcgcctctttttttgtgtttagaTTGGAATTCCCAAAACATCTAGAcaaattttatcttttttttgaGCAGTTTGTCTTTCAAATATTCTTAGGGGAAAGTTGTTACACAATTAACCCTTCAAATCAATCTTTTGCTAACATGCTAGACAACATTGCCTCAAAAAATTTGGGTAATTCTTCTGATGCTGTCTAA
- the LOC123466442 gene encoding uncharacterized protein LOC123466442 isoform X1 codes for MGFKIGPASKLRKLLEKLRSADSIAGNHTIINEPNETGTTLRIVIPSTSTSEIPVPSTSESQESTAEQGAPNVMEILKCSQKGKAIVFNYIERNEDFVTHSERIEIVNIVCNHMVECNQQKHYPSVNTKHMYAAAIIKSFPCLATKHTDQDGGVSFNHDVFYHPVAGGFIENKIKEIRRKEGIRKRKPNGLSKNKESDGIAGEKKKRIKKIKKGVVPENKLPAADGFDEEIMKSMVEWMKVHVVSVNNKAKIVEYMEKTFDFRDRESTFRFKCVSEILVEYPRFMNCDEGSLILRDFHQKYPDKHLSFKSRFLDRFSAPLRFLAKSGNKNVPKSSDDSMNSLILCLQLMPAVYNVKKASFESKLDRLFHFVKENASISAIAKAKDVVHHKQPFLIVVGSLEHPLSFNLILDFSVIPLGSDCSRAFNVLFASFFVFRLEFPKHLDKFYLFFEQFVFQIFLGESCYTINPSNQSFANMLDNIASKNLGNSSDAV; via the exons ATGGGCTTCAAAATTGGCCCAGCTTCTAAATTGCGGAAACTATTGGAAAAGTTACGCTCTGCTGACTCCATTGCTGGAAATCATACAATAATAAATGAGCCAAATGAAACTGGAACTACTCTTCGCATTGTAATTCCGTCTACTTCTACGTCTGAAATCCCAGTTCCGTCTACAAGTGAATCACAGGAATCGACTGCTGAACAG GGTGCACCAAATGTAATGGAAATTCTTAAATGTAGCCAGAAAGGGAAAGCAATTGTTTTTAACTACATTGAAAGAAACGAGGATTTCGTGACCCACAGTGAACGCATCGAGATAGTCAACATTGTGTGTAATCACATGGTAGAGTGtaaccaacaaaaacattaCCCATCAGTGAATACCAAACACATGTACGCAGCTGCAATTATAAAGAGTTTCCCATGCCTAGCAACAAAGCACACAGATCAAGATGGTGGTGTGTCTTTCAATCACGACGTTTTCTATCACCCAGTAGCTGGTGGtttcattgaaaataaaatcaaagaaataagaagaaaagagggaatTAGGAAGAGAAAACCTAACGGTTTATCAAAGAACAAGGAATCAGATGGAATTGCtggtgaaaagaagaagagaataaagaaaattaaaaagggTGTAGTACCCGAGAATAAACTACCTGCTGCTGACGGCTTTGATGAGGAAATTATGAAATCAATG GTGGAATGGATGAAAGTTCATGTCGTTTCAGTCAACAATAAAGCCAAAATTGTTGAATACATGGAAAAAACCTTTGACTTCCGCGATCGGGAGAGTACATTTCGATTTAAATGCGTATCTGAAATCCTTGTGGAGTACCCAAGGTTCATGAATTGTGATGAAGGATCTTTG ATTCTTCGTGACTTCCATCAAAAATATCCTGATAAACATTTGTCATTCAAAAGCCGATTTTTGGATAGATTTTCTGCTCCTCTTCGGTTTTTGGCTAAAAGCGGAAACAAGAACGTTCCCAAGTCATCTGATG ATTCCATGAATTCCCTCATTTTATGTTTGCAACTTATGCCAGCAGTGTATAACGTTAAAAAAGCATCTTTCGAATCCAAACTGGATCGCCTATTTCACTTTGTGAAG GAAAATGCATCGATTTCAGCGATCGCTAAGGCGAAGGATGTTGTCCATCATAAGCAGCCCTTCCTTATTGTTGTTGGATCCCTAGAGCACCCGTTGTCTTTTAACCTGATATTGGACTTTAGTGTTATTCCCCTTGGCAGCGATTGCTCAAGGGCATTCAATGTCCTCTtcgcctctttttttgtgtttagaTTGGAATTCCCAAAACATCTAGAcaaattttatcttttttttgaGCAGTTTGTCTTTCAAATATTCTTAGGGGAAAGTTGTTACACAATTAACCCTTCAAATCAATCTTTTGCTAACATGCTAGACAACATTGCCTCAAAAAATTTGGGTAATTCTTCTGATGCTGTCTAA